The Salinibaculum sp. SYNS191 genome has a window encoding:
- a CDS encoding PAS domain-containing sensor histidine kinase, whose amino-acid sequence MVENESESGADERRRPGTGDGGASARRPHSDRYGLLFELSTDAVAEVQIVDSVPVVRAVNPSFVDVFGYDREVIVGESLNEFIVPEHRRGEAASFDRRTADGEANWATVSRRTADGIREFLYRGVPFERGDSQHGLAVYTDITDQRRRERHHQVLHRVLRHNLRNDLSRILAATEALLVEEEDEYVREQARRARDAVADLEELTRAAGRVEDMLGSVPTGQEQVDLADALRTVVGSHRRDSDATIETALPESLPVQADARLLDALDALVENAVEHGTAGRANGQGPVAPTIRVAAAVEGHQAVATVTDDGPGIPEYERAAVFDDRPLSQLSHGSGLGLWLAKWVVENYGGRLSYERRGSETTVAARLPVAGADRSSSGQ is encoded by the coding sequence ATGGTCGAAAACGAGTCCGAGTCGGGAGCAGACGAACGACGGCGACCCGGCACCGGCGACGGCGGTGCGAGCGCCCGGCGGCCCCACAGCGACCGCTACGGGTTGCTGTTCGAACTCAGTACGGACGCCGTGGCGGAGGTACAGATAGTCGACAGCGTCCCGGTAGTCCGGGCGGTCAACCCCTCGTTCGTCGACGTCTTCGGCTACGACCGGGAGGTCATCGTCGGCGAGTCGCTCAACGAGTTCATCGTGCCCGAACACAGGAGAGGTGAGGCCGCGAGCTTCGACCGGCGGACCGCCGACGGCGAGGCGAACTGGGCGACCGTCTCCCGGCGGACCGCCGACGGAATCAGGGAGTTCCTCTACCGCGGGGTCCCCTTCGAGCGCGGCGACAGCCAGCACGGGCTGGCCGTCTACACGGACATCACGGACCAGCGCCGCCGGGAGCGCCACCACCAGGTGCTCCACCGCGTCCTGCGGCACAACCTCCGCAACGACCTCTCGCGGATTCTCGCCGCGACGGAGGCGCTGCTCGTCGAGGAGGAGGACGAGTACGTCCGCGAGCAGGCCCGGCGTGCCCGCGACGCGGTCGCCGACCTCGAAGAACTGACGAGGGCCGCGGGTCGTGTCGAGGACATGCTGGGGTCGGTGCCGACCGGACAGGAGCAGGTCGACCTCGCCGACGCGCTCCGGACCGTCGTCGGGAGCCACCGCCGCGATTCCGACGCCACGATAGAGACGGCCCTGCCGGAGTCGCTCCCGGTCCAGGCCGACGCCCGCCTCCTGGACGCGCTCGACGCGCTCGTCGAGAACGCCGTCGAACACGGGACGGCCGGGCGAGCGAACGGCCAGGGACCGGTCGCACCGACGATTCGCGTCGCGGCCGCCGTCGAGGGTCACCAGGCCGTCGCGACGGTCACCGACGACGGGCCCGGTATCCCCGAATACGAGCGGGCCGCCGTGTTCGACGACCGGCCGCTCTCGCAGCTCTCCCACGGCAGCGGTCTGGGGCTGTGGCTGGCGAAGTGGGTCGTCGAGAACTACGGCGGCCGTCTCAGCTACGAGCGCCGCGGCAGCGAGACGACCGTCGCGGCCCGCCTGCCCGTCGCCGGCGCCGACCGGTCGTCGTCGGGTCAGTAG
- the hemB gene encoding porphobilinogen synthase, whose translation MDLTRRPRRLRTDGVRPLVRETELSASDLIAPVFVDATTDERQPIESMPGHERVPLDEAVARVEEVRETGVEAVILFGIPEAKDERGTRAWAADGVVQAATRRIKDETDAYVITDVCLCEYTSHGHCGVLEEGAAEEPTLTVRNDETLALLGQIATSHADAGADMVAPSSMTDGMVGAIRESLDGAGHDDVAIMSYAAKYESAFYGPFRDAADGAPAFGDRRHYQMDPANAREAAREVALDVEQGADVLMVKPALPYLDIVASVREQVDHPVAAYNVSGEYAMLHAAAEKGWLDLEAVAHESLLSIKRAGADLILTYFAEDVAAQL comes from the coding sequence ATGGACCTGACACGTCGCCCGCGCCGCCTGCGGACCGACGGCGTGCGCCCGCTCGTGCGCGAGACGGAGCTGTCGGCGTCGGACCTCATCGCACCGGTCTTCGTCGACGCCACGACCGACGAGCGCCAGCCCATCGAGTCGATGCCCGGCCACGAGCGCGTCCCGCTCGACGAGGCCGTCGCCCGCGTCGAGGAAGTCCGGGAGACCGGCGTCGAGGCGGTCATCCTCTTTGGCATCCCCGAAGCGAAGGACGAGCGCGGCACCCGCGCCTGGGCCGCGGACGGCGTCGTCCAGGCGGCGACCCGGCGCATCAAAGACGAGACGGACGCCTACGTCATCACCGACGTCTGTCTCTGTGAGTACACCAGCCACGGCCACTGCGGCGTGCTGGAGGAGGGGGCAGCCGAGGAGCCGACGCTGACCGTCCGCAACGACGAGACGCTGGCGCTGCTCGGACAGATTGCCACCTCCCACGCCGACGCCGGCGCGGACATGGTCGCCCCGTCGAGCATGACCGACGGGATGGTCGGCGCGATTCGGGAGTCCCTGGACGGGGCCGGTCACGACGACGTCGCCATCATGAGCTACGCCGCGAAGTATGAGTCCGCGTTCTACGGCCCGTTCCGCGACGCGGCCGACGGCGCACCCGCATTCGGCGACCGGCGGCACTACCAGATGGACCCGGCCAACGCCCGTGAGGCCGCTCGCGAGGTCGCACTCGACGTCGAGCAGGGCGCGGACGTGCTGATGGTCAAGCCCGCACTTCCCTACCTCGACATCGTCGCGAGCGTGCGCGAGCAGGTCGACCACCCCGTCGCGGCCTACAACGTCTCCGGCGAGTATGCGATGCTCCACGCCGCCGCCGAGAAGGGCTGGCTCGACCTGGAGGCGGTCGCTCACGAGTCGCTGCTGTCCATCAAGCGCGCCGGCGCGGACCTCATCCTCACCTACTTCGCCGAGGACGTGGCCGCGCAGTTGTAG
- a CDS encoding DedA family protein, with protein MASEHPDGENDAGTGVSLPGTRVSYAVGGTVVVALLVVVLFQTGVVSLPEGTTDTARSLLDQYGLPALFAVFIIEGAMLLYFAPSESLVPAAVLFLAESTADVAAILAVAVVGATIGQTALFLLAKRGGREVIHNRRWVTVGEDRLDRFESWFDRWGPLVVPVSNTLLFTRGMLTIPAGLAEMDTRTFVALSALGTLSFELILAGLTLYGADVLAAL; from the coding sequence ATGGCATCGGAACACCCCGACGGTGAGAACGACGCAGGTACCGGCGTCTCGCTGCCGGGCACGCGCGTGAGCTACGCCGTCGGCGGGACGGTCGTCGTCGCCCTCCTCGTCGTGGTGCTGTTCCAGACCGGCGTCGTGAGCCTCCCGGAGGGGACCACCGACACGGCGCGGTCGCTGCTCGACCAATATGGCCTGCCCGCGCTCTTTGCCGTGTTCATCATCGAGGGCGCGATGTTGCTGTACTTCGCGCCCAGCGAGAGCCTGGTCCCGGCGGCCGTCCTCTTCCTCGCCGAGTCGACGGCGGACGTCGCCGCCATCCTCGCCGTCGCCGTCGTCGGCGCGACCATCGGCCAGACTGCCCTCTTCCTGCTGGCGAAGCGGGGCGGTCGCGAGGTGATCCACAACCGCCGGTGGGTGACCGTCGGCGAGGACCGCCTGGACCGCTTCGAGTCCTGGTTCGACCGCTGGGGACCGCTGGTCGTGCCGGTCAGCAACACCCTGCTTTTCACCCGCGGGATGCTCACCATCCCCGCCGGCCTCGCGGAGATGGACACCCGCACCTTCGTCGCGCTGTCGGCGCTCGGCACGCTCTCGTTCGAACTCATCCTCGCGGGACTGACCCTCTACGGCGCGGACGTGCTGGCCGCGCTGTGA
- a CDS encoding type II toxin-antitoxin system VapC family toxin — protein sequence MSVFVDTGVFYAQHDRDTERHESASEAMAAVASGTYGKPYTSDYIYDETVTLTRRRTSYEPAMRVSDRMLGRGDFDDVVELVFVDRTVFDRAVGVLERYDDQRLSVTDATTVALVEARDIDSVLTFDDDFDGLVPRLDPTEV from the coding sequence GTGAGCGTCTTCGTCGACACTGGCGTCTTCTACGCCCAGCACGACCGAGATACCGAACGCCACGAGAGCGCTTCGGAGGCCATGGCGGCCGTCGCGTCGGGGACGTACGGCAAGCCGTACACGAGCGATTACATCTACGACGAAACGGTGACGCTGACCCGCCGACGGACGAGCTACGAGCCGGCGATGCGTGTCAGTGACCGCATGCTCGGTCGTGGTGACTTCGACGACGTCGTCGAACTCGTGTTCGTCGACCGCACCGTGTTCGACCGTGCCGTCGGCGTCCTCGAGCGATACGACGACCAGCGGTTGAGCGTCACGGACGCGACGACCGTTGCCCTGGTCGAGGCTCGCGACATCGACTCCGTCCTCACCTTCGACGACGACTTCGACGGCCTCGTTCCGCGGCTCGACCCCACAGAGGTCTAA
- a CDS encoding (Fe-S)-binding protein, producing the protein MALLQADAVTRPTFWQIGSTGKAVFYYLAALAILVLVYGVYQRVTRYSQGREDPFERLDALPGRILSAARLALSNRKQLDRDVVAGVMHAFIVWGFLTLLIGTTILGIDIDFYRPLTGESFFVGDFYLSYSLVMDALGLLFVVGLGVAIYRRYAARTARLWGKHTSREDDLFVWSLFLLGIGGYLTEGVRILGTSATRDVSFETVSFVGWAVKDWLAFAGMTPAMATDFYPITWWSHALLALWFVAWVPYAKPFHMLSSFANLVTRDEKAGSRLPGVPLDPQADTALEDVDDFTWKQLLDHDACTKCGRCSSVCPANDAGRPLDPRDVILDLKTYREERDAGGEELPIVADGGTSVIDSSTMESCLSCMACMDACPVDIEHVPQFTEMNRQLVEQGDVDGHVQDLFQNVMQQGNTFGDSARSRPEWTDDLDFEVPDAREQEVEYLWYVGDYPSYDERNRAVARSLARIFEHAGVDYGILYEDEVYDGNDIRRLGEELLYVEQASQLIAAFEECEFEHVVCTDPHSYNTITNEYSDIDFGEFADDPMLEAPVEGYWNADGEIGIHHYTQVVEDLVQSGQLSVPGSLDRTVTYHDPCHLGRYNDEYEAPRELVRATGAELVEMPRNRNNSFCCGGGGGGLWMDFEEDHKPSEERLREAVEDTGASDVEQFVVACPMCVTMFEDGRKTGGYEDDLEIVDLTELLVDAIEA; encoded by the coding sequence ATGGCATTGCTGCAAGCGGACGCGGTGACGCGGCCGACGTTCTGGCAGATCGGGTCTACAGGGAAGGCCGTGTTCTACTATCTGGCGGCGCTGGCGATTCTCGTGCTGGTCTACGGCGTGTACCAGCGGGTCACCCGCTACAGTCAGGGGCGCGAGGACCCGTTCGAGCGGCTGGACGCCCTCCCCGGCCGCATCCTCTCGGCGGCCCGTCTCGCGCTCTCGAACCGCAAGCAACTCGACCGCGACGTCGTCGCCGGCGTGATGCACGCGTTCATCGTCTGGGGCTTCCTGACGCTGCTCATCGGCACGACCATTCTCGGCATCGACATCGACTTCTACCGGCCGCTGACCGGCGAATCGTTCTTCGTCGGCGACTTCTACCTCTCCTATTCGCTGGTGATGGACGCGCTCGGGCTGCTGTTCGTCGTCGGGCTGGGCGTGGCCATCTACCGGCGCTACGCCGCCCGCACTGCCCGCCTGTGGGGGAAGCACACGAGCCGGGAAGACGACCTGTTCGTCTGGTCGCTGTTTCTCCTGGGCATCGGCGGCTACCTGACCGAGGGCGTCCGCATCCTGGGGACGAGCGCGACGCGCGACGTGAGCTTCGAGACGGTGAGTTTCGTCGGCTGGGCCGTCAAGGACTGGCTCGCATTCGCCGGGATGACGCCGGCGATGGCAACCGACTTCTATCCGATTACGTGGTGGAGCCACGCCCTGCTGGCGCTGTGGTTCGTCGCCTGGGTGCCCTACGCCAAGCCGTTCCACATGCTCTCGTCGTTCGCCAACCTCGTCACCCGCGACGAGAAGGCCGGCTCGCGGCTGCCCGGCGTGCCGCTGGACCCGCAGGCCGACACGGCGCTGGAGGACGTCGACGACTTCACCTGGAAGCAACTGCTCGACCACGACGCCTGCACGAAGTGTGGCCGCTGTTCGAGCGTCTGCCCGGCCAACGACGCCGGGCGGCCACTTGACCCCCGGGACGTCATCCTCGATTTGAAGACCTACCGCGAGGAACGCGACGCCGGCGGGGAGGAGCTACCCATCGTCGCCGACGGCGGGACGAGCGTCATCGACTCCTCGACGATGGAGTCCTGTCTGTCGTGTATGGCCTGCATGGACGCCTGTCCGGTCGACATCGAACACGTCCCGCAGTTCACCGAGATGAACCGGCAACTCGTCGAACAGGGTGACGTCGACGGCCACGTTCAGGACCTCTTCCAGAACGTGATGCAACAGGGCAACACCTTCGGTGACAGCGCCCGCTCCCGACCGGAGTGGACGGACGACCTGGACTTCGAGGTTCCGGACGCGCGCGAGCAGGAAGTCGAGTACCTCTGGTACGTCGGCGACTATCCCAGCTACGACGAGCGCAACCGCGCGGTGGCCCGGTCGCTGGCGCGGATCTTCGAGCACGCGGGCGTCGACTACGGCATCCTCTACGAGGACGAGGTGTACGACGGCAACGACATCCGGCGGCTGGGGGAGGAACTGCTGTACGTCGAGCAGGCCTCGCAACTCATCGCCGCCTTCGAGGAGTGCGAGTTCGAGCACGTCGTCTGCACGGACCCCCACTCCTACAACACCATCACCAACGAGTACTCCGACATCGACTTCGGGGAGTTCGCGGACGACCCGATGCTGGAAGCGCCGGTCGAGGGGTACTGGAACGCCGACGGTGAAATCGGGATTCACCACTACACGCAGGTCGTCGAGGACCTCGTCCAGTCTGGCCAGTTGTCTGTGCCCGGTTCGCTCGACCGCACCGTGACGTACCACGACCCGTGTCACCTGGGGCGGTACAACGACGAGTACGAAGCGCCGCGGGAACTCGTGCGAGCGACGGGCGCGGAACTGGTGGAGATGCCGCGCAACCGCAACAACTCCTTCTGCTGTGGCGGGGGTGGCGGCGGCCTCTGGATGGACTTCGAGGAGGACCACAAACCCAGCGAGGAGCGCCTGCGGGAGGCCGTCGAGGACACCGGCGCGAGTGACGTCGAGCAGTTCGTCGTCGCCTGCCCGATGTGCGTGACGATGTTCGAGGACGGGCGCAAGACCGGCGGCTACGAGGACGACCTGGAGATTGTGGACCTCACGGAACTGCTCGTCGACGCCATTGAGGCGTGA
- a CDS encoding conditioned medium-induced protein 4 encodes MDEKTEHLRDIFMDVADDETVTESQSEQRGSLLRAGSVNERLEGTIGKMRERFDFDTELDDHALRVVVRRFYDGESDDGIATVLRIPVEAVFEARMDLHLVREDDAGDVDLSTVRRLLDDATTEGVAARLDVDPGTVSRAREVIAAENRAQRVSQRFRTEFEEILTDADIAVRLTADTREDGLDEATEGMEVDVDF; translated from the coding sequence ATGGACGAGAAAACAGAGCACCTCCGGGACATCTTCATGGACGTGGCCGACGACGAGACGGTGACGGAGTCCCAGTCCGAGCAGCGGGGGTCCCTGTTGCGGGCGGGGTCTGTCAACGAGCGGCTGGAGGGGACCATCGGGAAGATGCGCGAGCGGTTCGACTTCGACACGGAACTCGACGACCACGCGCTGCGCGTCGTCGTCCGGCGGTTCTACGACGGGGAGAGCGACGACGGCATCGCGACGGTCCTGCGAATCCCCGTCGAGGCGGTCTTCGAGGCCCGGATGGACCTGCACCTGGTCCGCGAGGACGACGCGGGGGACGTCGACCTCTCGACCGTCCGGCGGTTGCTCGACGACGCGACGACAGAGGGAGTCGCCGCCCGGCTGGACGTCGACCCCGGCACAGTCTCGCGTGCCCGAGAGGTCATCGCCGCCGAGAACCGCGCCCAGCGGGTGAGCCAGCGCTTCCGGACCGAGTTCGAGGAGATTCTGACCGACGCCGACATCGCCGTCCGCCTCACCGCGGACACCCGGGAGGACGGCCTGGACGAGGCGACCGAGGGCATGGAAGTCGACGTGGACTTCTGA
- a CDS encoding CRISPR-associated protein Cas4 has protein sequence MHGFRDVATAAYCPRKLYYRRRQPERPSTPPAVKRRRDLAFRYEELLADDDALRDAPIAVTPTQYRSSLGCAKARLDIWDRLVDPDDRDVLLSGRECRGIAHKLLADEPTVSLVFAGEPPEQGVWHPQSVRLVAAAKALSWERETAVERVFAEYPAHGVVREVSMTTRRRAQYREAVRTADTIDGPPARVDSDARCGPCEFSDDCGTRTRSLRSLLGG, from the coding sequence ATGCACGGCTTCCGCGACGTCGCCACTGCCGCCTACTGCCCACGCAAACTGTACTACCGACGCCGACAGCCAGAGCGCCCGTCGACTCCACCTGCGGTGAAGCGCCGCCGCGACCTCGCCTTCCGGTACGAGGAGCTGCTCGCCGACGACGACGCGCTCCGGGACGCGCCGATTGCGGTGACGCCCACCCAGTACCGCTCCAGCCTGGGCTGTGCGAAGGCTCGACTCGACATCTGGGACCGACTCGTCGACCCCGACGACCGCGACGTGCTGCTCTCCGGCCGCGAGTGTCGCGGCATCGCACACAAACTGCTGGCCGACGAGCCGACCGTCTCGCTGGTCTTCGCCGGCGAGCCGCCCGAACAGGGCGTCTGGCACCCACAGAGCGTCCGGCTGGTCGCGGCCGCCAAGGCGCTGTCCTGGGAGCGGGAGACCGCCGTCGAACGGGTCTTCGCGGAGTACCCCGCCCACGGCGTCGTCCGCGAGGTCTCGATGACGACTCGGCGGCGCGCGCAGTACCGCGAGGCGGTCCGCACCGCAGACACGATCGACGGGCCGCCGGCCCGCGTCGACAGCGACGCCAGGTGCGGGCCCTGCGAGTTTAGCGACGACTGCGGGACGCGGACCCGGTCGCTGCGGTCGCTCCTCGGCGGCTAG
- a CDS encoding L-threonylcarbamoyladenylate synthase, whose product MQTTDASVAAAAVRDGELIAYPTETVYGLGADALDPDAVAAVFDAKGRDRDDPISLAVPTVDAAAEYTDPTDRERAFMQEFLPGPVTVVLQRRSMVPDVLTAGRERVGVRVPDHDLALDLLAEVAPLTATSANVSGQPSARRVADIQGPLRDRLAVVLDGGRTPGGGSTVVDVERGEVHRRGHLADEVADWLERH is encoded by the coding sequence ATGCAGACGACCGACGCGAGCGTCGCCGCCGCGGCCGTCCGCGACGGCGAGTTGATCGCCTACCCGACGGAGACGGTCTACGGCCTGGGCGCGGACGCGCTCGACCCCGACGCCGTCGCGGCGGTCTTCGACGCGAAGGGGCGGGACCGCGACGACCCGATATCGCTCGCGGTCCCGACGGTCGACGCTGCCGCGGAGTACACCGACCCCACGGACCGCGAGCGCGCGTTCATGCAGGAGTTCCTGCCGGGCCCGGTCACGGTCGTCCTCCAGCGCCGGTCGATGGTCCCCGACGTCTTGACCGCCGGCCGCGAGCGCGTCGGCGTGCGCGTCCCCGACCACGACCTCGCGCTGGACCTGCTCGCGGAGGTCGCGCCGCTGACCGCGACCAGCGCCAACGTCAGCGGCCAGCCAAGCGCCCGCCGGGTCGCGGACATCCAGGGCCCGCTCCGGGACCGTCTCGCGGTGGTCCTCGACGGTGGCCGGACGCCCGGCGGCGGCTCCACCGTGGTCGACGTCGAGCGCGGCGAGGTACACCGGCGGGGCCACCTCGCCGACGAGGTCGCGGACTGGCTGGAGCGCCACTAG
- a CDS encoding redoxin domain-containing protein codes for MDLGFDVVDLPETDHVAEGETAPDFVRPLVNDEFWEDVALSDLTADGPVVLVFYTMDGAFPATYMWNELRDRDFDDYDATVVGLSISTPYEHKTLIEERGMSFDLFSDPKNEVAEQYGVVNDLDGMAGISEPRPATFVIDGDRTVQYAWVAQEWPDFPDYDALEAAVEDVV; via the coding sequence ATGGACCTGGGCTTCGACGTCGTCGACCTGCCCGAGACCGACCACGTCGCCGAAGGCGAGACGGCCCCCGACTTCGTCCGCCCGCTCGTCAACGACGAGTTCTGGGAGGACGTCGCCCTGTCGGACCTCACGGCGGACGGCCCCGTCGTCCTCGTCTTCTACACGATGGACGGTGCCTTCCCGGCGACGTACATGTGGAACGAACTCCGGGACCGCGACTTCGACGACTACGACGCCACGGTCGTCGGCCTCTCCATCTCGACGCCCTACGAGCACAAGACGCTCATCGAGGAGCGGGGGATGTCCTTCGACCTCTTCTCGGACCCGAAAAACGAGGTGGCCGAACAGTACGGCGTCGTCAACGACCTCGATGGGATGGCCGGCATCAGCGAGCCCCGCCCGGCGACGTTCGTCATCGACGGCGACCGGACGGTCCAGTACGCGTGGGTCGCCCAGGAGTGGCCGGACTTCCCCGACTACGACGCCCTGGAAGCCGCCGTCGAGGACGTCGTCTGA
- a CDS encoding glutathione S-transferase N-terminal domain-containing protein has product MTAQSLTLYRLQACPFCERVVRLLDEYDLDYQSRFVEPMHSDRDVVKRVSGKRTVPVLVDENTGATLTESANIVSYLEATYGGDAEPTAAAEPATAGEGS; this is encoded by the coding sequence ATGACAGCCCAATCGCTGACGCTCTACCGCCTGCAGGCCTGCCCGTTCTGCGAGCGCGTCGTCCGACTGCTCGACGAGTACGACCTCGACTACCAGTCCCGCTTCGTCGAACCGATGCACTCCGACCGCGACGTCGTCAAGCGCGTCAGCGGCAAGCGGACCGTCCCCGTCCTCGTCGACGAGAACACCGGCGCGACGCTCACCGAGAGCGCCAACATCGTCTCCTACCTGGAGGCCACCTACGGCGGCGACGCCGAACCGACGGCCGCGGCCGAACCGGCGACGGCGGGGGAGGGGTCGTAG
- a CDS encoding hemolysin family protein, whose protein sequence is MGAPTAAVVAAVPVSVDVFGIAVSDTAFVGLGAVAIVVLLALSAFFSSSEIAMFSLASHRVESLAERGGAGTVLKRLRDDPHRLLVTILVGNNLVNIAMSSIATGLLSFYLGNGGLAVVLATVGITALVLLFGESAPKSYAIENTESWALRISRPLKLAETLLLPLVVLFDYLTRVVNKVTGGRSAIETSYVTRQEIRDIIETGEREGVLDEEEREMLQRTLRFNRTIAKEVMTPRLDMTAVAKDASIQEALETCIQSGHARIPVYEGSLDNVIGVAHIRDLVRDLNYGELDRDIDLEDVIEPTLHVPESKNVDDLLAEMRDERMHMVIVIDEFGTTEGLVTMEDLTEEIVGEILEGEEREPIEFLDEDTVLVKGEVNVDEVNETLGIDIPEGEEFETIAGFIFNRAGRLVEEGEVIEYDGVEIRVEQVENTRIMKARISGFTGEDGEEADEADDTETSEVSPD, encoded by the coding sequence ATGGGGGCCCCTACCGCCGCCGTGGTCGCCGCTGTGCCGGTGTCCGTAGACGTATTTGGCATCGCAGTGAGCGACACGGCCTTCGTCGGACTCGGCGCAGTCGCAATCGTCGTGCTCCTCGCGCTGTCTGCCTTCTTCTCCTCCTCGGAGATAGCGATGTTCTCGCTCGCCTCCCACCGCGTGGAGTCGCTGGCCGAGAGGGGCGGAGCGGGAACGGTGCTCAAGCGCCTGCGCGACGACCCACACCGCCTGCTCGTGACGATTCTGGTCGGCAACAACCTCGTCAACATCGCCATGTCCTCCATCGCGACGGGACTGCTCAGTTTCTACCTGGGCAACGGCGGGCTGGCGGTCGTGCTGGCGACGGTCGGCATCACCGCGCTCGTCCTGCTGTTCGGCGAGAGCGCGCCGAAGTCGTACGCCATCGAGAACACCGAGTCGTGGGCGCTGCGCATCTCCCGGCCGCTGAAACTCGCCGAGACGCTGCTGTTGCCGCTGGTCGTCCTCTTCGACTACCTGACGCGGGTGGTCAACAAGGTCACCGGCGGCCGCAGCGCCATCGAGACGTCCTACGTCACCCGCCAGGAGATACGCGACATCATCGAAACCGGCGAGCGCGAGGGCGTCCTCGACGAGGAGGAACGCGAGATGCTCCAGCGCACGCTGCGGTTCAACCGCACCATCGCCAAGGAGGTGATGACCCCGCGGCTGGACATGACCGCCGTCGCCAAGGACGCCAGCATCCAGGAGGCCCTGGAGACGTGCATCCAGAGCGGCCACGCGCGCATCCCCGTCTACGAGGGAAGCCTGGACAACGTCATCGGCGTCGCGCACATCCGCGACCTGGTCCGGGACCTCAACTACGGCGAACTGGACCGGGACATCGACCTGGAGGACGTCATCGAGCCGACGCTGCACGTCCCCGAGTCGAAGAACGTCGACGACCTCCTGGCGGAGATGCGCGACGAGCGCATGCACATGGTCATCGTCATCGACGAGTTCGGGACCACGGAGGGCCTGGTGACGATGGAAGACCTGACCGAGGAAATCGTCGGCGAGATACTCGAGGGCGAGGAACGGGAGCCCATCGAGTTCCTGGACGAGGACACGGTCCTGGTCAAGGGCGAGGTCAACGTCGACGAGGTCAACGAGACCCTTGGCATCGACATCCCCGAGGGCGAGGAGTTCGAGACCATCGCCGGGTTCATCTTCAACCGCGCCGGCCGCCTGGTCGAGGAGGGCGAGGTCATCGAATACGACGGCGTCGAGATACGCGTCGAGCAGGTCGAGAACACCCGCATCATGAAGGCGCGCATCAGCGGCTTCACCGGCGAAGACGGCGAGGAGGCCGACGAGGCGGACGACACCGAGACCAGCGAGGTCTCACCCGATTAG
- a CDS encoding inorganic phosphate transporter: MVTAGTLATLLVAGVASLFMAWAIGAGSSGSTPFAPAVGANAISVMRAGFYVGILGLAGAVLQGANVTEAVGKDLVLNQPLTPTAAIIALVVAAVLVALGVFEGYPIATAFTVTGAVVGVGLALGGDPAWAKYQEIATLWVLVPFVGGGVSYATARLLRTEGIPESLLVPALAGLVGLILANIRFVFLGPAGAQRSVAETVAADLGGTLGARVAVSLALAVALALLLAYDMRGDEARGQRHFLLALGGLVAFSAGGSQVGLALGPLLPLTDTVGIPLVPLLFGGGLGLLLGSWTGAPRMIKALSQDYSSLGPRRSIAALIPSFAIAQTAVFFGIPVSFNEIIVSAIIGSGYAASGDGGGEVSVSKMGYTVLAWIGSLVGAFAVSYGAFAVVDGLLIG; this comes from the coding sequence ATGGTAACAGCCGGGACGCTCGCGACGCTTCTGGTCGCCGGAGTCGCCAGCCTCTTCATGGCGTGGGCAATCGGTGCCGGCTCCTCGGGGTCGACGCCCTTCGCCCCCGCGGTCGGTGCCAACGCCATCTCCGTGATGCGGGCCGGCTTCTACGTCGGGATACTGGGACTGGCCGGCGCGGTCCTGCAGGGTGCGAACGTCACCGAGGCGGTCGGGAAGGACCTCGTCCTGAACCAGCCGCTGACGCCGACGGCGGCCATCATCGCGCTCGTCGTCGCCGCCGTCCTCGTCGCGCTCGGGGTGTTCGAGGGGTACCCGATAGCGACCGCGTTCACCGTCACGGGCGCCGTCGTCGGCGTCGGGCTGGCACTCGGCGGCGACCCCGCGTGGGCGAAGTACCAGGAGATAGCCACGCTGTGGGTGCTGGTCCCCTTCGTCGGCGGCGGCGTCTCCTACGCCACCGCCCGCCTGCTCCGGACCGAGGGCATCCCCGAGAGCCTGCTCGTACCCGCTCTCGCGGGCCTGGTGGGTCTCATCCTCGCGAACATCCGGTTCGTCTTCCTCGGCCCGGCCGGCGCGCAGCGCTCGGTCGCCGAGACGGTCGCAGCGGACCTGGGCGGCACCCTCGGTGCCCGTGTCGCCGTCTCGCTGGCGCTGGCTGTCGCGCTGGCGCTCCTGCTGGCCTACGACATGCGGGGCGACGAGGCCCGCGGCCAGCGGCACTTCCTGCTCGCGCTGGGCGGGCTCGTCGCCTTCTCCGCCGGCGGCAGTCAGGTCGGGCTGGCGCTCGGCCCGCTCCTGCCGCTGACCGACACGGTCGGCATCCCGCTCGTGCCCCTGCTTTTCGGCGGCGGACTGGGGCTGTTGCTCGGGTCGTGGACCGGCGCGCCGCGGATGATAAAGGCGCTCTCGCAGGACTACTCCTCGCTCGGCCCCCGCCGCTCCATCGCCGCGCTCATCCCCTCCTTCGCCATCGCCCAGACGGCCGTCTTCTTCGGGATTCCCGTCTCCTTCAACGAGATTATCGTCAGCGCCATCATCGGCAGCGGCTACGCGGCCAGCGGCGACGGCGGCGGCGAAGTCTCTGTCTCGAAGATGGGCTACACGGTGCTGGCGTGGATTGGCTCGCTCGTCGGCGCGTTCGCGGTCAGCTACGGCGCGTTCGCCGTCGTCGACGGCCTCCTAATCGGGTGA